Proteins found in one Microbacterium sp. LWS13-1.2 genomic segment:
- a CDS encoding FAD-dependent oxidoreductase has protein sequence MRIVIVGGVAGGMSCAARARRLDESAEIIVLERGAHVSYANCGLPYLVGGEIVDPRALLVQTPDSLRAALALDVRPGNEVIAVDSDAHLVTVRSADGLEQIAYDALVLSPGASAFVPPIPGVDSPRVRTLRTVEDAVALREIVTKGARRAVILGAGFIGIEAAEALAAQGLDVSVVELAPQPLPPVEPELAWLVSEELRALGIDLRVGIAATSIHHEPDADTVVLADGTELAADLIVMSVGVRPDTAVFEEAGVACERGAMIVDSHGRTSVPGIWAVGDATLSVDAITGARRPVALAGPANRAGRLVADDIIRPETAREIPQPVGTAIVRVGSLTAALTGANRMALDATATDFRTLHLHANQHAGYFPGASQIHLVVHIDPESGRLLGAQAVGTEGVDKRIDVLATALRAGMTVDELIDLDLAYSPPYGQAKDAVNLTGMVGENVLNGTLALWYSEDLDEVLDEALILDVRRPDEWDTGHVPGALHIPHTELRERLDEVREVAAGRPVRVMCASGVRSAIAHRVLAQAGMDSASLSGGILTLRAALGARASDVLETEGVLQGV, from the coding sequence ATGAGAATCGTGATCGTCGGCGGGGTCGCCGGGGGAATGAGCTGCGCGGCCCGTGCCCGTCGGCTCGACGAATCAGCCGAGATCATCGTGCTCGAGCGAGGCGCTCACGTCTCGTACGCGAACTGCGGACTGCCGTATCTCGTCGGCGGCGAGATCGTCGACCCGCGCGCGCTGCTTGTCCAGACGCCCGATTCGCTGCGCGCTGCGCTCGCGCTCGATGTGCGACCCGGCAATGAAGTCATCGCTGTCGACTCAGACGCGCACCTGGTCACCGTCCGTTCGGCGGACGGGCTCGAGCAGATCGCTTACGACGCGCTCGTGCTGTCGCCCGGTGCCTCCGCGTTCGTTCCGCCGATCCCGGGCGTCGACTCGCCCAGGGTACGCACCCTGCGCACGGTGGAGGACGCCGTAGCCCTTCGAGAGATCGTCACCAAGGGCGCCCGCCGCGCTGTCATCCTCGGCGCGGGATTCATCGGCATCGAAGCGGCTGAAGCGCTGGCGGCGCAAGGCCTCGACGTCTCGGTCGTCGAGCTGGCGCCGCAGCCGCTGCCGCCGGTCGAGCCGGAACTGGCGTGGCTGGTGTCTGAAGAACTGCGCGCACTCGGTATTGATCTGCGTGTCGGCATAGCGGCCACGTCAATCCATCACGAACCGGATGCCGACACCGTGGTGCTCGCCGATGGCACGGAACTGGCGGCAGACCTCATCGTGATGTCCGTAGGCGTGCGCCCCGACACCGCGGTCTTCGAGGAAGCCGGCGTCGCCTGCGAGCGTGGAGCGATGATCGTCGACAGCCACGGTCGCACGAGCGTCCCGGGCATCTGGGCAGTGGGTGACGCGACATTGAGCGTCGATGCGATCACCGGCGCTCGACGCCCCGTCGCTCTCGCCGGTCCCGCCAACCGTGCCGGCCGGCTCGTCGCCGACGACATCATCCGACCCGAGACTGCGCGTGAGATCCCTCAGCCCGTCGGGACCGCCATCGTTCGAGTCGGGTCGTTGACTGCCGCGCTGACCGGCGCGAACCGAATGGCGCTCGACGCCACTGCCACGGACTTCCGTACGCTGCACCTGCATGCGAACCAGCACGCCGGGTACTTTCCGGGCGCCAGCCAGATTCATCTCGTGGTGCACATCGATCCCGAGTCTGGTCGGCTGCTCGGCGCACAGGCTGTCGGCACGGAGGGCGTGGACAAGCGCATCGACGTGCTGGCCACCGCCCTCCGCGCAGGCATGACCGTCGACGAGCTCATCGATCTCGACCTTGCCTACTCCCCGCCGTACGGACAGGCGAAGGATGCCGTGAACCTCACCGGCATGGTCGGCGAGAACGTCCTGAACGGGACGCTGGCGCTCTGGTACTCCGAGGACCTGGACGAAGTGCTCGATGAGGCGCTGATCCTCGATGTGCGCCGCCCCGATGAATGGGATACCGGTCACGTGCCGGGCGCGCTGCACATCCCGCACACCGAGCTACGTGAACGCCTCGACGAGGTGCGGGAAGTGGCGGCGGGTCGTCCGGTTCGGGTGATGTGCGCCTCGGGTGTGCGATCGGCCATCGCCCATCGTGTGCTCGCCCAGGCCGGCATGGACTCTGCGTCGCTCTCGGGCGGCATCCTCACCCTGCG
- a CDS encoding TRC40/GET3/ArsA family transport-energizing ATPase has protein sequence MRYVENAPRFPFFTGKGGVGKTSVACATAVELASHGRRVLLVSTDPASNLGQVFGITIGNLVTMIPSVPGLAGLEIDPEQAVEAYRERIIAPIRGLLPEMEIAGITEGLSGSCTTEIASFDEFTRLLTDDSEYADYDHVIFDTAPTGHTIRLLQLPGSWTEFLSTGGDASCLGPLAGLEKQRATYAAAVATLTDPARTRLVLVARPQPSALTEIERTFSELTAIGMTHAFVVINGVLPDRAGDEPIASAVRAREAAALSAVPATIADLPRDVLELKAGNVVGLDALRAFFGPDRAAAPAADGAAVPDLPDAPLAALVDEIERDGRCLVMCMGKGGVGKTTIAAALALALAQRGHEESAFLRTRARYEIAQIAHVRALADRVAIVPLLAEEPIGVTRLSALTGAISQPAA, from the coding sequence ATGAGATACGTCGAGAACGCGCCACGGTTCCCGTTCTTCACAGGCAAGGGCGGCGTGGGCAAGACTTCGGTCGCGTGCGCGACCGCCGTTGAGCTGGCGAGCCACGGGCGGCGGGTGTTGCTCGTCAGTACCGATCCTGCATCTAATCTCGGTCAGGTGTTCGGCATCACGATCGGCAATCTCGTCACGATGATCCCGTCGGTGCCCGGACTGGCGGGCTTGGAGATCGATCCGGAGCAAGCCGTCGAGGCCTACCGGGAGCGCATCATCGCACCGATTCGCGGGCTCCTGCCGGAGATGGAGATCGCAGGGATCACCGAGGGCCTTTCGGGCTCCTGCACGACCGAGATCGCTTCGTTCGATGAGTTCACCCGACTACTCACGGACGACTCCGAATACGCAGACTACGACCACGTCATCTTCGATACGGCGCCCACCGGCCACACGATCCGGCTGCTGCAACTGCCCGGCTCATGGACCGAGTTCCTCTCCACGGGCGGCGACGCCTCATGCCTCGGACCTCTCGCCGGCCTCGAGAAGCAGCGCGCGACGTATGCGGCCGCTGTCGCGACGCTCACCGACCCGGCCCGCACCCGACTGGTTCTGGTCGCCCGCCCTCAGCCGTCCGCGCTGACGGAGATCGAGCGCACGTTCTCCGAGCTGACGGCGATCGGCATGACGCACGCCTTCGTCGTGATCAACGGCGTTCTTCCTGATCGAGCGGGCGACGAGCCGATCGCATCGGCGGTTCGCGCGCGCGAGGCGGCGGCGTTGTCGGCCGTGCCAGCCACGATCGCCGATCTGCCACGCGATGTCCTGGAGTTGAAGGCGGGCAACGTCGTCGGTCTCGACGCGCTCCGCGCGTTCTTCGGACCGGATCGTGCAGCTGCGCCGGCTGCCGACGGGGCGGCGGTCCCCGACCTGCCGGATGCCCCCTTGGCGGCGCTCGTGGACGAGATCGAGCGCGACGGTCGTTGCCTCGTGATGTGCATGGGGAAGGGCGGCGTCGGCAAGACGACTATCGCCGCGGCCCTGGCGCTCGCGCTGGCCCAGCGTGGCCATGAGGAGTCGGCCTTTCTGCGCACGCGTGCCCGCTACGAGATTGCGCAGATCGCGCACGTGCGCGCGCTGGCGGATCGGGTCGCGATCGTCCCGCTGCTCGCAGAGGAGCCGATCGGTGTCACGCGGCTGTCCGCACTGACCGGCGCCATCTCGCAGCCCGCCGCTTGA
- a CDS encoding heavy metal translocating P-type ATPase, producing MRFLRSMWTYPVITVTIIVLGSVLALEAAGEAQLARWTAVAWVGAVVIWTLVGMVRDVLKGHVGLDILAVVAMVATLAVDEYIASLIIVLMLSGGEALEDFAQRRAKRDLTALLDRSPRIAHIVERAADASPRQGEVVDVAVDDVAVGDILLVRPAEIVPVDGVLLSEDGAFDESSLTGESLPVSKTAGDEVLSGAINGTRIVRIRAARGSADSQYQQIVALVRSAQESRAPVVRLADRFAIPFTAVSLVLAATAWALSGDPTRFAEVLVLATPCPLLIAAPVAFLGGLSRSAKAGVIMKGGAVIEQLARVRSAAFDKTGTLTRGKPTLVAVRAVDGFTADELLRLSASAEQYSTHVLADGIRQSAAERGLDLVAAEDASEVATNGVTARMHGRTIVVGKPAYVSSIAPDTHRTVLAPGQAAAYVAVDGRYAGAIVLADEPRPESRAVISWLRSNGVERITILTGDAHTTAQSIGEAVGIDEIHAELLPGEKVRLAAELSPGPVMMVGDGVNDAPVLAAADIGIAMGAKGATAAGDAADVVILVDSVAKVVDAISIARHTLRVALTSIWIGIGLSIGLMIVAMTGVIPAVAGALIQELVDLATILYALRALRGPVSEVPAGVAAAPGTPGQ from the coding sequence ATGCGGTTCCTTCGATCGATGTGGACGTATCCGGTCATCACGGTGACAATCATCGTGCTGGGAAGCGTCCTCGCGCTCGAAGCGGCAGGCGAAGCCCAGCTCGCCCGCTGGACCGCGGTGGCCTGGGTCGGCGCGGTGGTCATCTGGACGCTCGTCGGCATGGTCCGCGACGTTCTGAAGGGCCACGTCGGGCTCGACATCCTGGCGGTGGTGGCGATGGTCGCGACCTTGGCGGTCGACGAGTACATCGCATCGCTCATCATCGTCCTGATGCTCTCGGGGGGCGAGGCGCTGGAGGACTTCGCGCAGCGGCGAGCCAAGCGCGACCTGACGGCGCTGCTGGATCGCTCGCCACGGATCGCACACATCGTCGAACGCGCCGCCGATGCGAGCCCACGGCAGGGCGAAGTGGTGGACGTCGCCGTCGACGACGTCGCCGTCGGCGACATCCTGCTCGTGCGGCCGGCGGAGATCGTCCCCGTGGACGGGGTGCTGCTCTCCGAAGACGGCGCCTTCGATGAGTCCTCACTGACCGGCGAGAGCCTGCCGGTCAGCAAGACGGCCGGCGACGAGGTCCTCTCCGGCGCCATCAACGGCACCCGGATCGTCCGCATCCGCGCCGCGCGTGGCAGTGCCGACAGCCAGTATCAGCAGATTGTCGCACTCGTGCGCAGCGCCCAGGAGTCCCGCGCCCCGGTGGTGCGGCTCGCCGACCGGTTCGCGATCCCCTTCACCGCCGTCTCGCTCGTGCTGGCCGCGACAGCGTGGGCGCTCTCGGGCGATCCGACCCGGTTCGCCGAGGTGCTCGTGCTGGCGACACCGTGCCCTCTGCTCATCGCGGCGCCCGTGGCGTTCCTCGGCGGTCTGTCACGCTCGGCAAAAGCCGGTGTGATCATGAAGGGCGGCGCGGTGATCGAGCAACTGGCCAGGGTGCGGTCGGCGGCCTTCGACAAGACCGGCACCCTCACACGGGGGAAGCCGACGCTGGTAGCGGTGCGCGCCGTTGATGGCTTCACCGCTGACGAACTTCTGCGGTTGTCAGCATCTGCCGAGCAGTATTCGACTCACGTGCTCGCCGACGGCATCCGCCAATCCGCCGCCGAGCGGGGGCTCGACCTCGTCGCGGCCGAGGACGCGAGCGAAGTCGCCACGAACGGTGTGACCGCCCGCATGCACGGACGGACCATCGTCGTCGGCAAGCCCGCCTATGTCTCATCGATCGCCCCGGACACGCACCGGACCGTGCTGGCCCCAGGGCAGGCTGCGGCCTACGTCGCGGTGGACGGGCGGTACGCGGGGGCGATCGTGCTCGCCGACGAACCCCGACCCGAGTCACGGGCGGTCATCTCATGGCTGCGAAGCAACGGGGTGGAGCGGATCACGATTCTCACCGGGGACGCCCACACCACAGCCCAGTCGATCGGGGAGGCGGTCGGCATCGACGAGATCCACGCGGAACTGCTTCCGGGCGAGAAGGTGCGTCTGGCGGCGGAGCTGAGCCCCGGTCCGGTGATGATGGTGGGCGATGGAGTGAACGACGCGCCGGTGCTGGCAGCCGCCGACATCGGCATAGCCATGGGCGCGAAAGGCGCGACCGCGGCGGGGGATGCCGCAGACGTGGTGATCCTCGTCGACTCGGTCGCGAAGGTCGTCGACGCCATCTCGATCGCCCGGCACACGCTGCGGGTCGCGCTCACCTCGATCTGGATCGGAATCGGGCTGAGCATCGGCCTCATGATCGTCGCGATGACCGGTGTCATCCCCGCCGTGGCGGGGGCGCTCATCCAAGAACTCGTCGACCTGGCGACCATCCTGTACGCACTGCGCGCCTTGCGCGGGCCTGTCAGCGAGGTCCCCGCCGGCGTCGCCGCGGCACCCGGGACGCCAGGTCAGTGA
- a CDS encoding AarF/ABC1/UbiB kinase family protein encodes MSGDQQDTPERTHIGRYRQIGSALRRHGLGVLWGLLGLDRTFRGARGGAGSALRELTAEAPIHLRAALEELGPTFIKLGQLLSTRSDLLPPAFVTELAKLQDAAPPVPVDLIREVISSELGAPPEQVFASFEDQPLASASIGQAHAATLADGTPVVVKVRRPDAVSLVQTDLEILQNLASRATRTWQFARDVDVVAIVDEFVATIRAELDYLEEGRNAERFARDFKEDPSVIIPRVYWEHTTSRVLTLERMEGMNIADVGALDDAHVDRNLVARRGADIVLKMIFEDRFFHADLHPGNLFIHPDGAIALIDFGMVGVIGEELRGHLSRLFIAMVRGDAELLASALIDVSVTGASVDRLTLRDDLRPFVARYQLRSVRQTPFAPMMADLFTLLRTNRVRLPREMMLLFKALLLIEALAMRLDPDFRLGEALGPYAERLAWERLRASAIAKRLARASIDVGELALDFPSILRRLVDAADTTGIQVHLRAAELEPLVGRAERIGNRLVAGMIGAALISGIGGLVSSDRRWGSWRGTMVGAGLGAIGALGAYLSWTARHRRFH; translated from the coding sequence ATGAGCGGGGACCAGCAGGACACTCCCGAGCGGACCCACATCGGTCGGTATCGCCAGATCGGCTCTGCGCTGCGTCGTCACGGCCTCGGGGTCCTGTGGGGCCTTCTTGGACTCGATCGGACCTTCCGGGGTGCGCGGGGCGGCGCCGGGAGCGCGCTGAGGGAGCTCACCGCGGAGGCGCCCATTCACCTCCGGGCCGCGCTCGAAGAGCTGGGCCCGACTTTCATCAAGCTCGGACAGCTCCTCTCCACGAGATCGGATCTGCTTCCGCCCGCCTTCGTCACCGAACTCGCAAAGCTGCAGGATGCCGCACCGCCTGTACCGGTGGATCTGATCCGCGAGGTGATCAGCAGTGAGCTGGGCGCCCCGCCTGAGCAGGTCTTCGCGTCATTCGAGGACCAGCCACTGGCATCCGCGTCGATCGGCCAAGCGCATGCGGCGACCCTTGCGGACGGAACGCCAGTGGTCGTGAAGGTCCGTAGACCAGACGCGGTCTCGCTCGTGCAGACCGATCTGGAGATACTGCAGAACCTCGCGTCCCGGGCCACCCGAACATGGCAGTTCGCTCGCGACGTCGATGTCGTCGCGATCGTCGACGAATTCGTCGCGACCATCCGTGCGGAGCTCGACTACCTCGAGGAGGGCCGGAACGCCGAGCGATTCGCTCGCGACTTCAAGGAGGACCCCTCCGTCATCATCCCGCGCGTCTACTGGGAGCACACCACATCGCGAGTCCTCACTCTCGAGCGGATGGAGGGGATGAATATCGCCGATGTCGGCGCCCTCGATGACGCCCACGTCGACCGCAACCTCGTCGCCCGGCGGGGCGCGGACATCGTCCTGAAGATGATCTTCGAGGATCGGTTCTTTCACGCGGACCTGCATCCCGGGAACCTCTTCATCCATCCTGACGGCGCGATCGCGCTCATCGACTTCGGCATGGTCGGCGTGATCGGCGAGGAGCTGCGAGGACACCTGAGCCGCCTCTTCATCGCGATGGTCCGCGGTGACGCCGAGCTCCTCGCATCAGCCCTGATCGACGTCTCGGTGACCGGGGCGTCCGTCGACCGGTTGACGCTGCGCGATGATCTGCGTCCGTTCGTCGCCCGGTACCAGCTGCGCTCTGTCCGGCAGACCCCGTTCGCCCCGATGATGGCGGACCTGTTCACCCTTCTCCGCACCAACCGCGTTCGGCTGCCCCGCGAGATGATGCTGCTCTTCAAGGCGCTGCTGCTCATCGAAGCGCTCGCCATGCGGCTCGACCCCGACTTCCGCCTCGGCGAAGCGCTCGGGCCCTACGCCGAACGCCTGGCCTGGGAGCGGCTGCGAGCCTCCGCCATCGCCAAGCGCCTCGCGAGGGCTTCGATCGACGTCGGCGAACTCGCACTCGACTTCCCGAGCATCCTCCGCCGGCTCGTGGATGCCGCAGACACCACCGGTATCCAGGTGCACCTGCGAGCGGCCGAACTCGAGCCGCTTGTCGGGCGGGCGGAGAGAATCGGGAACCGGCTCGTCGCCGGCATGATCGGCGCCGCCCTGATCAGCGGCATCGGCGGGCTGGTGTCGTCCGACCGGCGATGGGGCTCCTGGCGCGGCACGATGGTCGGTGCCGGGCTGGGGGCGATCGGGGCACTCGGTGCCTACCTCTCCTGGACAGCCAGGCATCGGCGCTTTCACTGA
- a CDS encoding TM2 domain-containing protein, with protein sequence MSTTSPPAATAGEALAPQTAMASDRSFIATWMFSWLLGFLGVDRFYLGKVGTGVLKLLTLGGLGIWWLIDLILTLAGVQRDKDGRLLPDFEQHKMIAWIITAAGFGLWILTAAISRVFMYVPEQVWPMMPWWRG encoded by the coding sequence ATGTCCACCACCTCACCCCCGGCCGCAACTGCCGGAGAAGCACTCGCCCCTCAGACAGCGATGGCGTCCGACCGATCGTTCATTGCGACATGGATGTTCTCGTGGCTGCTGGGCTTCCTCGGCGTCGATCGTTTCTATCTCGGCAAGGTGGGCACCGGGGTTCTGAAGCTCCTGACGCTCGGGGGCCTCGGCATCTGGTGGCTCATCGATCTCATCCTCACGCTGGCCGGCGTGCAGCGCGACAAGGATGGGCGTCTGCTGCCCGACTTCGAACAGCACAAGATGATCGCGTGGATCATCACGGCGGCCGGGTTCGGTCTCTGGATTCTCACTGCCGCGATCTCTCGCGTGTTCATGTACGTGCCTGAGCAAGTCTGGCCGATGATGCCCTGGTGGCGCGGCTAG
- a CDS encoding WS/DGAT domain-containing protein yields the protein MTVINHGVGQTALLGPRSALHGVRFLDVSLGSLTSHVRPLGGTVNDALLDAVAAGYRAVLTALSEPIPKSLPVSVPVALTRHEGSANQVGVMLVRLPLDETDADHRLRLIAEQTRREKPRARAQGTLELMRGPVGARVMDVVGRRQRLVAGFVTNVPGPSGTLRLCGAPVAAIWPVAVLAANVRSGVAALSYEGRLWCGIHVDAASIPGSAFADGMAQELLRLTT from the coding sequence GTGACCGTCATCAATCACGGCGTCGGGCAGACCGCGCTCCTCGGTCCGCGCAGCGCCCTTCACGGCGTCAGGTTCCTTGATGTCAGCCTCGGTTCGCTGACCTCACATGTGCGTCCGCTCGGCGGCACCGTGAACGATGCTCTCCTCGACGCTGTAGCGGCGGGCTACCGGGCCGTGCTGACTGCACTGAGCGAACCGATTCCGAAGTCGCTCCCGGTCTCGGTCCCGGTTGCGCTGACGAGACACGAAGGTTCCGCGAATCAGGTGGGGGTGATGCTCGTGCGCCTGCCGCTCGACGAGACCGACGCCGACCATCGCCTGCGGCTCATCGCCGAGCAGACGCGTCGCGAGAAGCCCCGGGCCAGGGCGCAGGGCACGCTCGAGCTCATGCGGGGCCCGGTCGGCGCGCGCGTCATGGACGTCGTCGGCCGGCGACAGCGCCTCGTGGCGGGATTCGTCACCAACGTCCCCGGTCCCAGCGGAACCCTGCGCCTCTGCGGGGCTCCGGTCGCGGCGATCTGGCCGGTTGCAGTGCTGGCCGCGAACGTCAGATCAGGTGTCGCTGCGTTGTCGTACGAGGGCCGGCTGTGGTGCGGGATCCACGTCGACGCAGCGAGCATCCCTGGCTCCGCCTTCGCTGACGGGATGGCGCAGGAACTCCTCCGGCTGACCACGTAG
- a CDS encoding wax ester/triacylglycerol synthase domain-containing protein, translating into MDEANFTLDHAGQVNVFLVAGLVRPGGFVRPNGLPDMPMLRRGLSERIETLPQLCRVAVPVGRRHAWAELAPDLEHHVRAIPAVRGVGGLEQVCAGLMCVPLPLDRPLWELLVVPGATTDGLGIVLRIHHAIADGMSAVAIARTLFQEMRSARPRPCRLRPARRRRAPVSRRGRGGSPWGFSGLS; encoded by the coding sequence GTGGACGAGGCGAACTTCACGTTGGACCACGCCGGGCAGGTCAACGTGTTCCTGGTCGCCGGACTTGTGCGCCCCGGAGGGTTCGTAAGGCCCAACGGGCTGCCCGACATGCCGATGTTGCGCCGAGGGCTGAGTGAGCGCATCGAGACGCTTCCGCAGCTTTGCCGCGTCGCTGTGCCGGTGGGTCGTCGGCATGCCTGGGCGGAACTCGCGCCCGACCTCGAACACCACGTTCGCGCGATTCCGGCTGTGCGCGGGGTCGGCGGACTCGAGCAGGTCTGCGCCGGCCTGATGTGTGTGCCGCTGCCGCTGGACCGGCCGCTGTGGGAACTCCTCGTCGTGCCGGGGGCGACGACGGACGGGCTCGGAATCGTGTTGCGCATCCATCACGCGATCGCGGACGGGATGTCGGCGGTCGCCATCGCCCGGACGCTCTTCCAGGAGATGCGCAGCGCGCGCCCGCGCCCGTGCCGTCTGCGACCCGCCCGGCGGCGCCGGGCCCCAGTCTCGCGCAGAGGTCGCGGCGGATCGCCGTGGGGCTTCAGCGGACTCTCGTGA
- a CDS encoding glycosyl hydrolase family 65 protein: protein MAGSGRHRERSCGIRHPDELADVDTWVVAFEEYEPAQEGRRESLCTLANGYWGTRGASEESVADDVHYPGTYFAGVYDEVDGIVDGVEMPGEEVVNAPNWLRLQFRLADDGWFDIDSFADADLLEFRQELDVRHGILTRNITVRDREGRVTTIRSDRFVSQATPRLAAMRVSILPVDWSGPVTVRAGVDGRVANTNVPDHSPRTHRHLRPTLLREQTPDTVLLEVETARSHIRIATAARTTVRLGDTELRPARRFDADPDGSVAHEFTAVVAAGVPLVIEKVVHVSTSRDRAVLTPAKSAADGVAIAASFDELLIAHAQAWERLWLEFAVEMQPAGEIALALHFNAFHVMQTLSAVDTDLDAGVPARGLHGEAYDGHVFWDELFVYPFITLRRPQLTAALLAYRHRRLGEAQRAALLAGHVGAMFPWQSGMAGDDVTPRRLFNPLNRRWIPDNSSLQRHVGLAIAFSAWQFYESTGDIQFLLHDGGDLIVGVARFFASLAVYDPARDRYSIDHVMGPDEFHDGYIDRPGQGVRDNVYTNVMTAWVLRRAIATVDLLRRHPGGLAWRRLDILPGEPDEWHRIACRLTVVFNDDGTLSQFDGYQELESIDLEVYRRAQPWIGRLDLILDADQDTTNRYQVSKQPDALMLLYLLSAEELRDLLADMGYDLPPDAIVRTVDRYSATSTYGSTLSNVVHSWLEARRDRARSWTFLERALHSDLDDIQHGTTREGVHIGAMAGSVDIVTRCYIGLEMRSDRLWFHPLLPVEIDAVRFHLTYRDLALSVTVTQAELHIVSVEGRAAPVRIVVEGTEFEIGPGEERTFPLLRADAGPSAARDRRDLRP, encoded by the coding sequence ATGGCAGGGTCTGGCCGCCACCGTGAACGCTCCTGCGGCATCCGACATCCCGACGAGCTTGCGGATGTCGACACCTGGGTGGTCGCGTTCGAGGAGTACGAGCCGGCGCAGGAGGGGCGGCGCGAGTCGCTCTGCACGCTCGCCAACGGCTACTGGGGCACGCGGGGGGCATCGGAGGAGTCGGTCGCGGACGACGTGCACTACCCCGGCACCTACTTCGCCGGTGTCTACGACGAGGTCGACGGGATCGTCGATGGCGTGGAGATGCCCGGCGAAGAGGTGGTGAATGCGCCGAATTGGCTGCGTCTGCAGTTCCGTCTCGCGGACGACGGCTGGTTCGACATCGACTCCTTCGCGGATGCGGATCTGCTCGAGTTCCGTCAGGAGCTCGACGTTCGCCACGGCATCCTGACCCGGAACATCACCGTGCGCGACCGCGAGGGCAGGGTGACGACGATACGCAGCGATCGGTTCGTCTCACAGGCGACGCCGCGGCTCGCCGCGATGCGGGTCTCCATCCTTCCCGTGGACTGGTCCGGTCCCGTGACGGTGCGCGCGGGCGTCGACGGCCGGGTCGCAAACACCAATGTGCCCGACCATTCGCCGCGAACGCATCGGCACCTGCGCCCGACGCTCCTGCGCGAACAGACGCCCGATACGGTGCTGCTCGAGGTGGAGACCGCGCGTTCCCACATCCGCATCGCCACCGCGGCCCGCACGACGGTGCGACTCGGCGATACCGAGTTGCGTCCTGCGCGCCGGTTCGACGCCGACCCCGACGGATCGGTCGCGCACGAGTTCACCGCGGTGGTCGCTGCGGGCGTTCCCCTGGTGATCGAGAAGGTGGTGCATGTCAGCACGTCCCGCGATCGCGCGGTGCTCACGCCGGCCAAGTCCGCCGCGGACGGAGTCGCGATCGCCGCAAGCTTCGACGAACTGCTGATCGCTCACGCGCAGGCGTGGGAACGCCTCTGGCTCGAGTTCGCCGTCGAGATGCAACCCGCCGGAGAGATCGCGCTGGCGTTGCACTTCAATGCCTTCCATGTGATGCAGACCCTCAGTGCCGTCGACACGGACCTCGATGCCGGCGTCCCGGCCCGCGGCCTGCACGGCGAGGCGTACGACGGTCACGTGTTCTGGGACGAACTGTTCGTCTACCCGTTCATCACGCTGCGACGGCCTCAGCTCACCGCGGCCCTGCTCGCGTACCGTCACCGGCGCCTCGGGGAAGCGCAGCGGGCGGCTCTCTTGGCGGGTCACGTCGGCGCCATGTTTCCCTGGCAGAGCGGAATGGCCGGCGACGACGTGACGCCGCGGCGACTGTTCAACCCGTTGAACCGGCGATGGATACCGGACAACTCCTCGCTGCAGCGGCACGTGGGCCTGGCGATCGCGTTCAGCGCGTGGCAGTTCTACGAATCCACCGGCGACATCCAGTTTCTTCTTCATGACGGCGGGGACCTGATCGTCGGGGTCGCCCGGTTCTTCGCGTCACTCGCGGTCTACGATCCCGCACGGGATCGGTACTCCATCGACCATGTGATGGGACCCGACGAGTTCCACGACGGCTACATCGACCGTCCGGGCCAGGGCGTGCGCGACAACGTCTACACGAATGTGATGACGGCATGGGTGCTGCGACGAGCCATTGCGACGGTGGACCTGCTGCGGCGGCATCCGGGAGGGCTCGCATGGAGGCGGCTCGACATCCTGCCTGGTGAGCCGGACGAATGGCACCGGATCGCCTGCAGACTCACCGTGGTGTTCAACGACGATGGGACGCTCTCGCAGTTCGACGGCTACCAGGAACTCGAATCCATCGACCTGGAGGTCTACCGAAGAGCGCAGCCCTGGATCGGCAGGCTCGACCTGATCCTCGACGCCGATCAGGACACGACCAACCGGTATCAGGTGTCGAAGCAGCCCGACGCGCTCATGCTGTTGTATCTCCTCTCTGCGGAGGAACTGAGGGACCTGCTCGCCGACATGGGCTACGACCTCCCGCCCGATGCGATCGTGCGCACTGTGGACCGATACTCGGCCACTTCGACCTACGGCTCCACGCTGTCCAACGTCGTGCACTCGTGGCTCGAGGCGCGACGCGACCGCGCGCGCTCATGGACGTTTCTCGAACGGGCGCTCCACAGCGATCTGGACGACATCCAGCACGGCACCACACGCGAAGGCGTGCACATCGGCGCGATGGCGGGGTCCGTCGACATCGTCACGCGCTGCTACATCGGACTCGAGATGCGCAGCGATCGTCTCTGGTTCCATCCCCTGCTGCCCGTCGAGATCGATGCGGTGAGATTTCATCTCACGTACCGGGATCTGGCGCTCAGCGTGACCGTCACGCAGGCCGAGCTGCACATCGTCTCCGTGGAGGGGCGCGCGGCACCCGTCCGAATCGTCGTCGAGGGGACGGAGTTCGAGATCGGCCCCGGCGAGGAAAGGACATTCCCCCTTCTCCGCGCGGACGCCGGACCGTCAGCCGCTCGAGATCGAAGGGACCTTCGTCCCTGA